One Proteinivorax tanatarense DNA segment encodes these proteins:
- a CDS encoding right-handed parallel beta-helix repeat-containing protein, which translates to MSPSINFSTIQQAIDAADPGATLDIPADTYNERITIDKPLTLQGPHVGQAIIDGSGLSDEPLVIILASDVTIKRLTIQNSPIHGIRVGSGDFTNISGVLIENNTIRLNSNAGIITNHFASMKIRNNQINNNGTVTGFNRTGIMLNPHGKCSIVKNQINNNFMEGIYSQGSDEGLRIENNTIKENRLVGINLAWNQRNTQIVNNYIYQNGIGGSEQGGIVIIQALAENISGNKLIENNTTGILWGWVPTEGPIPKEILVLNNIVKNNQEDGIFLFTQGAGGFTPPDLFPLEPTLLSNIISDNNRAGVYNSNDFFDSPGNSNPTVNSNDIEGNNEWGVFNGTELALVDATENWWGDGTGPLHPEENPGGMGDRVSDRVNFIPWLTSPSAPPEVQECIVEQIILQDYKIRPHKDEKTLVVLSINISGKILLSYPQQEVWISFNQTLKRKVLFDTPYSEHYKGAIVSQGRCSAKALSKGELEVSVCTLIIVTLFAKVQLLIPSYGYSSIPSECMKVPDKRPFNSRVTQAKELKGSKLNYKDAVNVKKVYGTCTVKGKLNFPVYISF; encoded by the coding sequence ATGAGTCCTTCAATAAACTTCAGTACAATTCAGCAAGCAATTGATGCTGCAGATCCTGGTGCTACTCTTGACATTCCTGCTGATACTTATAATGAAAGAATAACAATAGATAAACCTTTAACGTTGCAAGGTCCTCATGTTGGTCAAGCGATTATCGATGGTTCTGGGCTTTCTGACGAACCTTTAGTAATAATTTTGGCCAGCGATGTAACCATCAAAAGACTTACTATACAAAATAGTCCTATACATGGGATACGCGTAGGAAGTGGAGATTTTACTAATATCTCTGGTGTTTTAATTGAGAATAATACAATTAGACTAAATAGTAATGCAGGAATCATCACAAACCACTTTGCTTCTATGAAAATAAGAAATAACCAAATAAATAATAACGGAACTGTAACTGGATTTAATCGCACCGGTATCATGTTAAATCCACATGGTAAATGTAGTATTGTAAAGAATCAAATTAACAATAATTTTATGGAAGGCATATATAGCCAGGGAAGTGACGAGGGGTTAAGAATAGAAAACAATACAATTAAAGAAAATAGACTGGTAGGAATTAACCTTGCTTGGAATCAAAGGAATACCCAGATAGTAAATAACTATATATACCAAAATGGTATCGGGGGGAGTGAGCAGGGTGGAATTGTGATAATCCAAGCATTAGCAGAAAATATTTCTGGTAATAAACTAATAGAAAATAACACAACGGGTATTTTATGGGGGTGGGTTCCCACAGAAGGACCTATTCCTAAAGAAATTTTAGTTTTGAACAATATAGTTAAAAACAATCAGGAAGATGGAATTTTTCTATTTACCCAAGGGGCAGGTGGTTTTACACCTCCAGACTTATTTCCTTTAGAACCTACACTTTTATCTAATATAATATCCGATAATAATAGAGCGGGAGTCTATAATAGCAATGATTTTTTTGATTCTCCTGGAAACTCAAACCCTACCGTTAATTCCAATGACATTGAAGGTAATAATGAATGGGGTGTTTTTAATGGGACTGAATTAGCCTTAGTCGATGCTACAGAAAATTGGTGGGGAGATGGAACAGGACCATTACACCCAGAAGAGAATCCCGGTGGAATGGGCGATAGAGTTAGTGACCGAGTGAATTTTATTCCCTGGCTAACTTCACCAAGTGCTCCTCCAGAGGTACAAGAATGTATAGTAGAGCAGATTATCTTACAAGATTATAAAATTAGACCTCATAAAGATGAGAAAACCTTAGTAGTTTTGTCAATCAATATATCTGGGAAAATATTGTTAAGTTATCCGCAGCAAGAAGTTTGGATTAGCTTTAACCAGACTCTTAAGAGAAAGGTGTTGTTTGATACACCTTACTCGGAGCATTACAAGGGGGCAATTGTTAGCCAAGGCAGGTGTTCTGCTAAAGCTCTGTCTAAAGGAGAACTAGAAGTATCAGTTTGCACTTTAATAATTGTAACTTTATTTGCTAAAGTACAATTACTCATTCCTAGTTATGGATATAGCTCTATACCATCAGAATGTATGAAAGTTCCTGATAAAAGGCCTTTTAACAGCAGAGTAACTCAAGCAAAAGAATTAAAAGGTTCAAAACTTAATTACAAAGATGCTGTTAATGTAAAAAAAGTTTACGGAACATGTACTGTAAAGGGAAAACTTAATTTTCCAGTTTATATATCTTTCTAA
- a CDS encoding NAD-dependent protein deacylase, with the protein MKLQKLKKLIKESNNIVFFGGAGVSTESGIPDFRSAQGIHNSDSGFGYSPEEILSYSFFTKHPDIFYKFYKDKIIHRDAKPNPAHQTLAKLEQQGKLKAVITQNVDALHQKAGSKNVLELHGSIYRNHCLKCDKYHSLDYIIKARATPECQSCQGIIKPDVTLYEESLNMDIIEKAITYISKADMLIVGGTSLTVYPAAHLIEYYQGNKLVVINKHHTQYDWKAFLCINKGIGDVFKKVLDS; encoded by the coding sequence ATGAAACTACAAAAACTAAAAAAACTCATAAAAGAAAGTAACAATATCGTCTTCTTTGGGGGGGCTGGTGTTTCCACCGAAAGTGGCATCCCTGATTTTAGATCGGCTCAAGGCATCCACAATAGTGATTCAGGATTTGGATATTCTCCTGAAGAAATATTAAGCTATTCATTTTTCACAAAACACCCAGATATATTTTATAAGTTTTACAAAGACAAAATAATCCATAGAGATGCTAAACCAAACCCCGCTCACCAGACTCTAGCTAAACTAGAACAACAAGGTAAACTAAAGGCAGTAATCACTCAAAATGTAGATGCCCTTCACCAAAAGGCTGGAAGTAAAAATGTTCTAGAGCTCCACGGATCCATATATAGAAATCATTGCTTAAAATGTGATAAATACCATAGCTTGGACTATATAATAAAAGCAAGAGCAACTCCTGAGTGCCAAAGCTGTCAAGGTATAATCAAGCCAGATGTTACGTTGTACGAAGAAAGCCTTAATATGGATATAATAGAAAAAGCTATCACATATATATCCAAAGCAGACATGCTAATAGTAGGGGGAACATCCTTGACAGTTTATCCAGCAGCTCACTTAATCGAGTATTACCAAGGAAATAAGCTTGTAGTGATAAACAAGCATCACACTCAATATGATTGGAAAGCTTTTTTGTGTATTAACAAAGGGATAGGAGATGTTTTCAAAAAAGTGCTAGATAGCTAG
- a CDS encoding IS110 family transposase, with protein sequence MIRELDKVFKFYNSEEGFYRFYSWLEKIKDRTNKTDIIVGAEPTGHYWFSLGESLKKNKIKLVLVNPFHVKRSKELDDNHPSKTDAKDPKTIAKLVIEGRFNEPYMPEGVYAELRTATVNRIRITKELSMIKNRIERWIKCCFPEYSKVFKAFDGVASLIILETSPLPKDLVELGAEGINQLWRQRKIRAIGIKRATSLYNAAKSSIGVTQGLEAARFELKMLLEDYHNKSKQYEIILEMIERLCAEIPGVDKILEIKGIGLVTISSFLGEVGDIRRFDSPKQIQKLAGLALKESSSGKHKGQTTISKRGRKRLRAILFQATMPLVGKNKEFGSIHHYYTTRVHNPLKKKQSIIAICCKLIRVLFAILTKNEEYSAQRLIADIKRPSIQLAA encoded by the coding sequence ATTATACGAGAACTGGATAAGGTATTTAAATTTTACAACAGTGAAGAAGGATTTTACAGATTCTACTCTTGGTTAGAAAAGATTAAAGATAGAACAAACAAGACAGACATTATAGTTGGTGCTGAACCTACTGGCCATTATTGGTTTAGCCTTGGTGAAAGTCTTAAAAAAAACAAAATTAAACTAGTTTTAGTTAATCCGTTTCATGTAAAAAGAAGCAAAGAGCTTGATGATAACCATCCATCAAAGACAGATGCTAAGGATCCTAAAACAATAGCTAAACTAGTGATAGAAGGAAGATTTAATGAGCCATATATGCCTGAAGGGGTATATGCAGAACTACGAACTGCAACAGTAAATAGAATTCGCATTACCAAAGAGCTAAGTATGATTAAAAATAGGATCGAACGCTGGATAAAGTGTTGTTTTCCAGAATACAGCAAAGTATTTAAAGCTTTTGATGGCGTAGCAAGTCTAATAATATTAGAAACTAGTCCTTTACCAAAAGATTTAGTAGAACTTGGGGCAGAGGGTATTAACCAGTTATGGCGCCAACGTAAAATAAGAGCTATTGGGATAAAGAGAGCCACGAGCTTGTATAATGCAGCTAAAAGTAGTATAGGCGTCACACAAGGCCTTGAAGCAGCTAGGTTTGAACTAAAGATGTTATTAGAGGACTATCATAATAAATCTAAGCAATATGAGATTATATTAGAGATGATAGAAAGGTTGTGTGCAGAAATACCAGGTGTTGATAAAATACTTGAGATTAAAGGGATAGGCCTAGTTACGATATCCAGCTTCCTAGGGGAAGTGGGTGATATAAGGCGCTTTGACTCACCTAAACAGATACAAAAACTAGCTGGCCTTGCACTTAAAGAAAGTAGCTCAGGTAAACATAAAGGGCAAACAACAATCAGTAAGCGTGGCAGGAAACGGTTAAGGGCCATATTGTTTCAGGCCACCATGCCACTAGTAGGTAAGAATAAAGAATTTGGCTCTATTCATCACTACTACACAACCAGAGTGCACAATCCACTGAAGAAAAAACAATCGATAATAGCAATATGCTGTAAACTGATAAGGGTCTTGTTTGCCATACTGACGAAAAATGAAGAGTATAGTGCACAACGCCTTATTGCTGACATAAAAAGACCTAGCATTCAGCTAGCAGCTTAG
- a CDS encoding IS110 family transposase produces MNLFVGIDVSSQKLDTCLLNSEDEVLLEVSLPNSLVGAKKIKEYIIQFDEHINYDRIIVGMEATSIYSFHPATFLAEDSDLKALEIEVAVINPKQISKFKKMFDEDKTDTVDAYRIADFLRFDRFNVSLIKEEKYMALQRLTRSRYQLVGQLAEMKQHFIENLYYKCNTLTKEVDTSIFGATMMDLLTDSITLDEIADLSLEDLVEVLQQKGKGRFSDPEKLAKSISKAIKDSYRLGDMMQDSVDVVLASYAMMIKTLKKQIKELDKAIGRLFKTIPESKSLLSIPGVGPVYAAGIIAELGQIERFENEAKVAKYAGLHWKRKQSGDFESERTNITKTGNRYLRYYLIEAANSVMRNEPVYREYYLRKYEEVPKNQHKRALVLTARKFVRMVDALLRNHQFYAPERSA; encoded by the coding sequence ATGAATTTATTTGTTGGTATTGATGTTAGTTCTCAAAAGCTTGACACTTGTTTGCTTAACAGCGAAGATGAGGTTTTACTTGAAGTTTCTCTACCTAATAGTTTGGTTGGTGCTAAAAAAATCAAAGAATATATTATCCAATTTGATGAGCACATAAACTATGACCGTATTATCGTTGGTATGGAGGCCACCTCTATTTACAGCTTTCATCCTGCTACTTTTTTAGCGGAAGACTCTGATTTAAAAGCACTGGAAATAGAGGTCGCTGTCATAAACCCAAAACAAATCTCTAAGTTTAAAAAGATGTTTGATGAAGATAAGACGGATACAGTAGATGCATACCGTATCGCAGACTTTCTCCGCTTTGACCGTTTTAACGTTTCCTTGATCAAAGAAGAAAAATATATGGCATTGCAACGGTTGACTCGGTCACGTTACCAGCTAGTTGGACAGCTAGCTGAGATGAAACAACACTTTATAGAAAACCTCTATTACAAATGTAATACCCTCACCAAAGAAGTTGATACATCTATTTTTGGTGCAACTATGATGGATTTACTAACTGACTCTATCACTCTTGATGAAATCGCTGATTTGTCTTTAGAAGATTTAGTGGAAGTTCTTCAACAAAAAGGCAAAGGTCGGTTTAGTGACCCAGAAAAGCTTGCAAAATCAATTTCTAAAGCTATTAAAGACTCTTACCGCCTTGGTGACATGATGCAGGATTCAGTAGATGTTGTTTTAGCTTCATATGCTATGATGATTAAAACCCTGAAAAAACAAATCAAAGAGCTTGATAAAGCAATCGGGCGTTTATTTAAAACAATACCTGAATCTAAGTCTTTACTTAGCATACCTGGTGTTGGCCCAGTTTATGCCGCCGGTATAATCGCAGAATTAGGTCAAATTGAACGCTTTGAAAATGAAGCAAAGGTAGCAAAGTATGCTGGCTTACATTGGAAAAGAAAGCAGTCTGGTGATTTTGAATCCGAAAGAACAAATATCACAAAGACAGGCAATCGTTACCTTCGATATTACTTGATTGAAGCTGCCAATTCAGTGATGCGAAATGAACCTGTCTATAGAGAGTATTATCTTAGAAAGTATGAAGAAGTACCTAAGAATCAACATAAAAGAGCACTCGTCCTTACCGCAAGAAAATTTGTGCGCATGGTGGATGCGCTGCTACGCAATCACCAATTTTATGCACCAGAAAGGAGTGCATAA